In a genomic window of Mucilaginibacter sp. KACC 22063:
- a CDS encoding OmpH family outer membrane protein: MKKLGPVLTKLTLGVALATAIVACNQNKQADKPAATVATGSSSTADKAEIVYINQDTLLKNYNYVKDMTGRLESHGKSAQADLQSRGQAFQREVAEYQKNAGTMSADARQATEQRLQRKNQELQAYQQNAGAQVQNEQMSEQAKLYEKISDFVKTYAKQKGYKMVLTYQKGNATVLYGDPSLDVTADVVKGLNDAYTKDKK, translated from the coding sequence ATGAAAAAACTGGGACCGGTTTTAACCAAATTAACATTAGGAGTAGCCCTTGCAACGGCTATAGTTGCTTGTAACCAAAACAAACAGGCAGATAAACCTGCAGCAACTGTTGCAACAGGCAGCAGCAGCACAGCTGACAAAGCTGAAATTGTTTATATCAATCAGGATACTTTATTAAAAAACTATAATTACGTTAAAGATATGACCGGCCGTCTGGAGTCGCATGGTAAATCAGCACAGGCTGACCTGCAATCAAGGGGACAGGCTTTCCAACGCGAAGTTGCTGAGTATCAAAAAAATGCAGGTACTATGAGTGCCGATGCACGCCAGGCAACAGAGCAACGTTTGCAACGTAAAAACCAGGAGTTACAAGCTTACCAGCAAAATGCAGGTGCTCAGGTACAAAATGAGCAAATGAGCGAGCAGGCTAAGCTTTATGAAAAGATCTCTGACTTTGTGAAAACTTATGCCAAGCAAAAAGGCTACAAAATGGTATTAACTTATCAAAAAGGTAATGCCACTGTGCTTTACGGAGATCCAAGCCTTGATGTTACTGCTGATGTAGTAAAAGGCCTGAATGATGCTTATACCAAAGACAAGAAATAA
- a CDS encoding nucleoside deaminase, whose product MENTEHEKFMRLAIELSAKNVKEGLGGPFGAVIVKDGEVVAASGNKVVPTNDPTAHAEVSTIRLACQKLNTYDLKGCVIYTSCEPCPMCLGAIYWARLDKIYYANTKADAADIGFDDQFIYEEIDRQMHERKLPVVQMLRDEAIGAFKLWETSSLKTHY is encoded by the coding sequence ATGGAAAACACCGAACATGAAAAGTTTATGCGTTTAGCCATTGAGCTATCTGCAAAAAATGTGAAAGAAGGATTAGGCGGTCCGTTTGGAGCCGTAATTGTTAAAGATGGCGAAGTGGTAGCGGCAAGCGGCAATAAGGTGGTACCCACAAATGACCCGACGGCTCATGCCGAGGTATCCACTATCCGACTGGCCTGCCAAAAGTTAAATACCTATGATTTAAAAGGCTGTGTGATCTATACCAGTTGCGAGCCATGCCCTATGTGCCTTGGTGCTATATACTGGGCAAGATTAGATAAGATCTATTACGCTAATACCAAGGCAGATGCTGCTGATATAGGGTTTGACGATCAGTTTATTTATGAAGAAATTGACAGGCAGATGCATGAGCGTAAATTGCCGGTTGTACAAATGCTGAGGGATGAGGCAATAGGTGCATTTAAGCTATGGGAAACATCATCTCTTAAAACGCATTATTAG
- a CDS encoding C40 family peptidase: MNVLIVISSCGQPDSPAENNSAQTLPKNIDTEHITHIETGNTTPVELLDFAKTLTGVPYKYASTDPKKGFDCSGFITYVFNHFNIAVPRMSVDFTNVKHEVPINDAKPGDLVLFTGTDSTSRVVGHMGIVTVNTGKVEDIAFIHSTSGKANGVTETPMNIYYQKRYVKTIRIFPQNEK, encoded by the coding sequence TTGAATGTATTGATAGTGATTTCTTCCTGCGGGCAGCCGGATAGTCCTGCTGAAAACAATTCAGCACAAACTTTACCGAAAAATATCGACACAGAGCATATCACGCATATTGAAACCGGCAATACTACACCTGTTGAACTGCTGGATTTTGCCAAAACGCTGACAGGTGTCCCGTACAAATATGCTTCGACAGATCCCAAGAAGGGGTTTGACTGTTCCGGCTTTATCACTTACGTATTCAATCATTTTAATATAGCTGTACCCCGTATGTCGGTCGATTTTACAAACGTAAAGCATGAGGTGCCTATTAATGATGCAAAGCCGGGAGATTTGGTATTATTCACCGGTACAGATAGTACAAGCCGTGTTGTTGGGCACATGGGCATTGTAACGGTAAACACGGGCAAGGTAGAGGATATTGCTTTTATCCATTCAACATCGGGCAAGGCGAACGGCGTTACTGAAACACCAATGAATATCTATTACCAAAAGCGATATGTAAAAACCATTCGTATCTTTCCGCAAAACGAAAAATAG
- a CDS encoding dicarboxylate/amino acid:cation symporter, translating into MSSWFQNYKGIFWLILGITAGTITGLALGKNTQVIKPIGDIFLNLLFVAVIPLVFFAISSAIANLQGAKKLTRIMLTMFAVFIGTVLVAAILTIIAVTLFPVRQNVVTTTIMETINKTPIGDQITSLFTTDELYNLLSRKNMLALIIFSILVGFAALRSGEKGAAFTAFLNAGSEVFKNLFILIMKVAPVGLGAFFAYQVSVFGPTLFGTYAHTLGIGYGVSIFYYFVFYTIYAFIAGGVNGIRRYWQNNIIPSFTAVSTCSSIATIPANLDAAKKMGISDTIASITIPLGGTLHKDGSSVSSILKMAVVFAMFGKGFNSPETILIALGVTVLVSIVEGGIPNGGYVGELLFISVYGFPPEALPPAIIMGTLIDPVATLLNTTGDTIAAMLINRFVEGKDWLKTAA; encoded by the coding sequence ATGAGCAGCTGGTTTCAAAATTATAAAGGCATCTTTTGGCTGATACTCGGTATAACAGCCGGAACTATCACCGGTCTGGCATTGGGCAAAAACACACAAGTGATAAAACCTATAGGCGATATCTTTTTAAACCTGCTGTTTGTTGCGGTTATACCACTGGTATTTTTTGCCATATCATCGGCTATTGCCAATTTACAAGGTGCAAAAAAACTTACCCGAATTATGCTTACCATGTTTGCAGTGTTTATTGGCACCGTACTGGTAGCCGCGATACTTACCATTATTGCCGTTACACTGTTCCCGGTGCGTCAAAACGTGGTGACAACCACAATTATGGAAACTATTAACAAAACACCAATAGGCGATCAGATCACTTCGCTGTTTACAACCGACGAGTTATATAATCTACTATCGAGGAAAAACATGCTGGCGCTCATCATCTTTTCCATTCTTGTAGGTTTTGCGGCACTACGCTCGGGCGAAAAAGGAGCAGCTTTTACGGCTTTTCTGAATGCAGGCAGCGAGGTTTTTAAAAACCTGTTTATCCTGATTATGAAAGTTGCCCCTGTAGGTTTAGGCGCTTTCTTTGCTTACCAGGTCTCGGTATTTGGGCCAACGCTTTTCGGCACCTATGCGCATACGCTGGGCATTGGTTACGGCGTAAGCATATTCTACTATTTTGTGTTTTATACCATATATGCCTTTATTGCAGGCGGGGTTAATGGCATCCGGCGATATTGGCAGAATAATATTATCCCGTCATTTACAGCTGTGAGCACCTGCAGCAGTATTGCTACCATTCCGGCGAATCTTGACGCGGCAAAAAAGATGGGGATATCTGATACCATTGCCAGCATTACCATTCCCTTGGGCGGTACTTTACACAAAGATGGCTCAAGTGTATCATCCATACTAAAAATGGCAGTAGTATTTGCCATGTTTGGCAAAGGCTTCAACAGCCCTGAAACTATACTGATTGCATTAGGCGTAACTGTTTTAGTAAGCATTGTTGAGGGCGGTATACCCAATGGCGGATATGTGGGCGAGTTGCTTTTTATTTCTGTTTACGGCTTCCCTCCGGAAGCTTTGCCTCCGGCCATTATTATGGGTACTTTAATTGATCCTGTTGCCACGCTGCTTAATACAACCGGCGATACCATAGCCGCCATGCTGATCAACCGTTTTGTGGAAGGGAAAGACTGGCTGAAAACTGCAGCGTAA
- the trxA gene encoding thioredoxin: MALEITDANFEELVLKSDKPVLVDFWAEWCGPCRMVGPVVEEIAKDYSDKAIVGKVNVDNNPGISMKYGIRNIPALLFFKNGEIVDKQIGAVPKSVLANKLQAQL, encoded by the coding sequence ATGGCTTTAGAAATTACTGACGCAAACTTTGAAGAGCTTGTGTTAAAATCTGATAAACCCGTATTAGTTGACTTTTGGGCAGAATGGTGCGGTCCATGTAGAATGGTAGGCCCTGTTGTGGAAGAAATAGCTAAAGACTACAGCGATAAAGCAATAGTAGGTAAAGTAAACGTGGACAACAATCCTGGTATTTCAATGAAATACGGTATCCGTAACATTCCTGCCTTATTGTTCTTCAAAAACGGCGAAATCGTTGATAAGCAAATCGGTGCAGTGCCAAAATCTGTATTGGCTAATAAATTACAGGCACAACTGTAA
- a CDS encoding alpha-amylase family protein — protein MVRLHFKLLLLSVALCFCACKNQADKTSELTENANRWYMNASIYNVDVHVFKDSDGDGVGDFNGLTEKLPYLKSLGIDVVWLAPFQPTTNRDDGYDVTDYYSIDPKAGTKQDFLRFVQAAKKLQIKVLMDMVLNHTSIEHPWYQQARADSNSKYHSWYVWSAKRPKDYDKGMAFPGVQTETWTYDQVAKKYYFHRFYDFEPDLNFENKDVQAEARKVITFWLKQGVYGFRLDAVPFMIDRPERGDKNPDPMYSILNDLRQEMNKTNPDAILLGEANVPPKESKLFFGNNSDRLQMMFNFYANQYLFNSLANENAKSFINALQETHDKPQQSQWAYFLRNHDEIDLGRLSSHDRNNVYKIMGPEKNMQLYDRGIRRRLAPMIHNPKKLAMCYAMLYALPGSPVIRYGEEIGMGDDLTLQERLSVRTPMQWNDSLNAGFTTNKAPVRPIVSSGDYQYQKVNVAAQEKDPQSLLNEIKHLNKVRKTCPEIGLGKWKILKTNTDDVLALEYQYQGKSLITVFNFTGKNVNVSVDVQQQNAKLKNVLANSETSVVSANKLKTALTAYGYKWYKVADE, from the coding sequence ATGGTTAGGCTGCACTTTAAACTCCTGTTACTATCAGTTGCCCTTTGTTTTTGCGCCTGCAAAAACCAGGCTGACAAGACATCAGAACTTACTGAAAACGCCAATCGCTGGTATATGAATGCATCCATTTACAATGTAGATGTGCATGTATTTAAGGACAGTGATGGTGATGGCGTGGGTGATTTCAACGGTCTTACCGAAAAATTACCTTATCTTAAATCATTAGGCATTGATGTGGTCTGGCTGGCCCCTTTCCAACCAACTACCAACCGTGATGATGGTTACGATGTGACAGATTATTACAGTATTGATCCCAAGGCGGGCACAAAACAGGATTTTTTGCGCTTTGTGCAGGCTGCCAAAAAGCTACAGATCAAAGTGTTAATGGATATGGTACTTAACCATACGTCTATTGAGCATCCCTGGTATCAGCAGGCACGCGCCGACAGTAATTCTAAATATCACAGCTGGTATGTATGGTCGGCAAAAAGACCGAAGGATTATGATAAGGGAATGGCCTTCCCCGGCGTGCAGACAGAAACCTGGACCTATGACCAGGTGGCAAAGAAATACTATTTCCACCGTTTTTATGATTTCGAACCCGATTTAAACTTTGAAAACAAAGACGTACAGGCAGAAGCGCGCAAGGTGATTACTTTCTGGTTAAAGCAGGGTGTGTACGGTTTCAGGCTTGATGCTGTTCCGTTTATGATAGACCGGCCTGAGCGTGGGGATAAAAATCCTGATCCGATGTATTCCATATTAAATGATCTGCGGCAGGAGATGAATAAAACAAACCCGGATGCCATACTTTTAGGCGAGGCTAATGTTCCACCCAAAGAGAGCAAGCTTTTCTTCGGTAACAACAGCGACCGCCTGCAAATGATGTTTAATTTTTACGCTAACCAGTACCTGTTTAATTCATTAGCTAATGAAAATGCAAAATCATTTATAAATGCCCTACAGGAAACACACGACAAACCCCAGCAATCGCAATGGGCATATTTTCTTCGCAACCATGACGAGATCGATTTGGGCAGGTTATCCAGCCATGACCGTAACAATGTTTACAAAATAATGGGGCCTGAAAAAAATATGCAGTTATATGACCGCGGCATACGGCGCAGGCTTGCCCCAATGATCCATAATCCGAAAAAGCTGGCCATGTGTTATGCTATGCTTTATGCATTGCCAGGCAGCCCTGTGATCAGGTATGGAGAGGAAATCGGGATGGGAGATGATCTCACATTACAGGAGCGTTTATCGGTACGTACGCCTATGCAATGGAATGATAGTTTAAACGCCGGATTCACGACCAATAAAGCTCCTGTAAGGCCTATTGTATCTTCTGGCGATTACCAATATCAGAAAGTAAACGTTGCAGCGCAGGAGAAAGACCCACAATCGCTGCTTAATGAGATAAAGCATTTGAATAAGGTGCGGAAAACTTGTCCGGAAATTGGTTTGGGCAAATGGAAAATACTCAAAACTAATACAGATGATGTGCTGGCGTTAGAATATCAGTACCAGGGCAAGTCGCTTATTACTGTTTTTAATTTTACCGGTAAAAATGTGAATGTAAGTGTTGATGTACAGCAGCAAAATGCAAAACTGAAAAACGTATTAGCAAACAGCGAAACTTCAGTTGTTTCGGCCAATAAGCTTAAAACAGCATTAACAGCTTATGGGTACAAATGGTATAAAGTAGCTGATGAATAA